A single Biomphalaria glabrata chromosome 2, xgBioGlab47.1, whole genome shotgun sequence DNA region contains:
- the LOC106062793 gene encoding uncharacterized protein K02A2.6-like — MSENLLTPPHCLELTEGNVNENFRRWRRQMEIYLQATGAYGRPKSQQKAIILHCAGLQAIEVSDQFTYQEGEDEGDPETLLKKLHDYCNPRDNEVLETFRFWKLPICSPFETYLTKLKSQANKCNFKEPDRMIRDKIVFSSDRKVQEKLLACPELSLKRTIEICRAFEQSTTSVEEIRAEAQAQVDKMERTTQKSTATPLECRFCGRHHAFNKTACPDWGQTCKRCGERNHFARKCNRAKGSTLVHKASGYEPEWLNTINALKSTRDRHTAEFVVNGQRVKFQLDTGADVNIICKRFVKRCQAVETTQTLRMWNMTERKPEGVADLPMTNPKTGKTTVVKFVVVGNNFQCLLGLKTCQELDLITLNDNNFVSQVQSTNDNLGDLGEAKLTIDASKSPVVSACRNIPFAYRDKVKKELDVLVKRKILVPVEEPTDWVSQMAIVQKKNGDLRICIDPQHLNRVLKREHYRLPTFEDTLPQFENAKVFSKLDVKEAYWHVRLDKESSILTTMITPFGRYRWTRLPFGLCVGGEIFQRKLSQALEGLSGCINVADDIIVVGCGRTMEEALWDHKAKLENLRERCKRKSIILNESKTLEQKEAVEFMGHVISAQGIKPDPKKVQAIVDMDRPTNAQQVRRFCGMVQYLSKFLSNLSAISHPLRELTKKETDFDWNEECEVAFRKLKEMITTTPVLGFYNAAKSLEILVDSSQDGLGAVLMQEGKPLEYASRVLTPTEKRWAQIEKELLAVVFGLERFNQYTFGRPVTIINDHKPLATILQKPLNQAPRRLQNLIMRSNRYDFTFKWVRGNELYIADTLSRACNTKPFTEEILNLNIQQIVDIPDPLLDRIRSETDADETLQALRKTIEDGWPVKKTAAPAALRPYYDFAETLSISNGIIVKGERVLIPKSMRSEMKEKLAYDSMMRRARALIFWPGMAAEIKQMSDSCTACQENKPSNQRETLWPHYEGKGPWEKVGTDLMEIQGRTYLITVDYFSNWIEADLLTTSTSTEVIRKLKAHFARFGVPKVLISDCGPQYTSHEFAVFTNRWNILHIRSDPGHPKANGKAEAAVKTIKNMMRKTIGTGDDQYEALLELRNTPKQDCGYSPAQLCLNRITRSLLPLTKALEPESYTEGLGAKARHRYTIKNTMIKEQETCPG; from the coding sequence ATGTCGGAAAATCTACTGACGCCACCCCATTGCCTGGAACTAACGGAAGGAAATGTTAACGAAAATTTCAGACGGTGGAGGCGGCAGATGGAAATATATTTGCAGGCGACGGGGGCCTACGGAAGGCCCAAAAGCCAACAGAAGGCCATCATACTACATTGTGCCGGCCTACAGGCCATTGAAGTCAGTGACCAATTCACATACCAGGAAGGGGAGGACGAGGGCGACCCGGAGACACTATTGAAAAAGCTACACGACTACTGCAACCCAAGAGACAACGAAGTGTTAGAGACGTTTCGCTTTTGGAAATTACCCATCTGCTCCCCATTTGAAACCTACCTAACGAAGCTAAAGTCCCAGGCAAACAAGTGCAATTTTAAGGAGCCAGACAGGATGATCCGGGACAAAATAGTGTTCTCCTCAGACAGAAAAGTGCAGGAAAAACTCCTGGCATGCCCAGAGCTGTCCCTGAAAAGAACAATTGAGATTTGCAGAGCCTTCGAACAGTCAACGACCAGTGTTGAGGAAATACGAGCTGAAGCTCAGGCCCAAGTTGACAAAATGGAAAgaacaacacaaaaatctacAGCTACACCCTTAGAGTGCCGATTCTGTGGACGACACCACGCGTTCAATAAAACAGCATGCCCAGATTGGGGACAGACATGCAAGCGATGCGGGGAAAGAAACCACTTCGCAAGAAAGTGCAACAGAGCAAAAGGAAGCACACTTGTACACAAGGCGTCAGGGTACGAGCCAGAGTggctaaatacaataaatgcaCTCAAGTCGACAAGAGACAGACACACGGCTGAATTCGTAGTGAACGGTCAAAGAGTGAAATTCCAGTTAGACACAGGAGCCGACGTCAACATCATTTGTAAAAGATTTGTCAAGAGATGTCAAGCAGTGGAGACCACACAAACTCTAAGAATGTGGAACATGACTGAACGGAAGCCAGAAGGAGTTGCTGATTTACCAATGACAAACCCAAAAACTGGGAAAACAACTGTAGTGAAGTTCGTCGTCGTTGGAAATAACTTCCAATGCCTCCTAGGCTTGAAAACGTGTCAAGAACTGGACCTCATTACACTCAACGACAACAATTTTGTCTCTCAAGTACAGTCAACCAACGATAACCTAGGTGACCTAGGAGAAGCGAAACTAACCATCGATGCAAGCAAGTCTCCAGTGGTGTCTGCATGCCGCAATATTCCTTTCGCATACAGAGACAAAGTCAAGAAAGAGCTTGATGTACTCGTGAAGAGAAAAATACTGGTCCCGGTAGAGGAGCCAACGGATTGGGTCAGTCAAATGGCCATTGTTCAGAAAAAAAACGGAGATCTGCGAATCTGTATAGACCCACAACACTTGAATAGAGTCTTGAAAAGGGAGCATTACAGACTCCCCACATTTGAAGATACTCTACCCCAGTTCGAGAACGCCAAAGTCTTCTCGAAACTTGACGTTAAAGAAGCCTATTGGCATGTTCGCCTTGACAAAGAATCAAGTATCCTGACAACAATGATAACACCTTTCGGCCGTTATAGATGGACAAGGCTGCCCTTCGGACTATGTGTCGGTGGAGAAATTTTCCAAAGAAAACTGTCACAAGCACTGGAAGGCCTCAGCGGCTGCATCAACGTCGCCGACGACATCATTGTAGTCGGGTGTGGCAGAACAATGGAAGAGGCGTTGTGGGACCATAAGGCAAAACTGGAAAATCTGCGAGAAAGATGCAAAAGAAAATCCATAATACTGAACGAGAGCAAAACATTGGAACAAAAAGAGGCGGTCGAATTCATGGGGCACGTCATCAGTGCACAAGGCATTAAACCAGACCCCAAGAAGGTGCAGGCCATAGTGGACATGGATCGCCCTACAAACGCGCAGCAAGTCCGACGATTCTGTGGTATGGTGCAGTACCTCTCAAAGTTCCTTAGCAACCTGTCAGCCATATCACACCCCCTGCGGGAACTCACCAAGAAAGAAACGGATTTTGATTGGAATGAGGAATGCGAAGTCGCCTTTAGGAAACTAAAAGAAATGATAACAACAACCCCGGTGCTGGGTTTCTATAACGCAGCCAAATCCCTTGAAATCCTGGTCGACAGCAGCCAAGATGGGCTTGGTGCCGTGTTGATGCAGGAAGGGAAACCATTGGAGTATGCCTCACGAGTCTTAACACCAACGGAAAAGAGATGGGCTCAAATAGAGAAAGAACTACTGGCAGTAGTTTTCGGACTTGAGAGGTTCAATCAATACACTTTTGGCAGACCCGTCACAATCATAAATGACCACAAACCCCTTGCTACCATCCTACAAAAACCCCTAAACCAAGCCCCAAGACGGTTACAGAACCTCATCATGAGAAGCAATAGATATGATTTCACATTCAAGTGGGTTCGCGGAAACGaactgtacatagccgacacgttgtcccgtgcatgcaacactaagccATTTACTGAAGAAATATTGAACCTCAACATCCAACAAATCGTCGATATTCCCGATCCACTGCTAGACCGAATTAGAAGCGAAACAGATGCTGATGAAACTCTACAAGCTCTCCGAAAGACCATTGAAGACGGTTGGCCTGTCAAGAAAACTGCCGCTCCCGCGGCTCTGAGGCCCTATTATGACTTTGCCGAAACCCTGAGTATAAGTAATGGAATCATCGTCAAGGGGGAAAGAGTACTAATTCCCAAAAGCATGCGCTCAGAGATGAAGGAGAAGTTAGCATACGACAGCATGATGAGGCGGGCGAGGGCTCTGATTTTCTGGCCAGGAATGGCTGCGGAAATCAAACAGATGTCCGACTCGTGCACTGCCTGCCAAGAGAATAAGCCAAGCAATCAAAGAGAAACGTTGTGGCCACATTATGAAGGAAAAGGACCTTGGGAAAAAGTTGGAACAGACTTAATGGAGATCCAAGGGAGAACATACTTGATCACAGTGGACTATTTCTCAAATTGGATCGAAGCTGACTTATTAACAACATCAACCTCAACCGAGGTGATTAGAAAACTTAAAGCTCACTTTGCCAGATTCGGAGTCCCTAAAGTCCTAATCTCTGACTGCGGGCCTCAATACACGTCTCACGAATTCGCCGTATTCACTAACAGATGGAACATATTGCACATCAGGTCCGATCCTGGACACCCCAAAGCCAACGGAAAAGCAGAGGCCGCAGTAAAAACAATCAAAAACATGATGAGAAAGACCATCGGAACCGGAGATGATCAATACGAAGCCCTGCTGGAACTTCGCAACACTCCCAAACAGGACTGTGGCTATAGCCCAGCCCAGTTGTGTTTGAACAGAATAACACGGTCACTTCTACCCCTGACTAAAGCCCTTGAGCCTGAAAGCTACACAGAAGGCCTGGGGGCGAAAGCCCGTCACAGGTACACCATAAAAAACACTATGATAAAAGAGCAAGAGACCTGCCCCGGCTGA